From Neisseria cinerea:
AAGATTTGCGATCGATTCCGTTGTATTTGCGTAAGACGCGTTTTGCCTGATTCCAAAAACTCTCAATGCCGTTAATGTGGTTCTGACGGTCTGCAAATTCCTTGGAATGGTTGATGCGGTAATGAATAAAACCGCTCACGTCCAACTTGTCGTAGCTGCTCAGGCTATCCGTGTAAACAATGCTGTCCGGCATGATTTTCTTTTTTATGATAGGGAGTAACGTTTCAGACTTGGCATTATCCACCATAACGGTATAGACCCGTCCGTTGCGTTTCAGAATGCCAAAGACAACCACTTTTCCTGCCGCACCGCGACCACGTCTGCCTTTACGCCGTCCACCGAAATAGCTTTCGTC
This genomic window contains:
- a CDS encoding IS1595 family transposase; this encodes MKITHCKLKKKVQKELLRFFVLEVTARPAANILGIHPNSAALFYRKIRTVINYHLALAADEVFEGPVEPDESYFGGRRKGRRGRGAAGKVVVFGILKRNGRVYTVMVDNAKSETLLPIIKKKIMPDSIVYTDSLSSYDKLDVSGFIHYRINHSKEFADRQNHINGIESFWNQAKRVLRKYNGIDRKSFPLFLKECEFRFNFGTPSQQLKILRDWCRI